A genomic segment from Flavobacterium sp. 9R encodes:
- a CDS encoding 6-phosphogluconate dehydrogenase, producing MKKIAALLLLAGVLIVSIYMAFIYYIPVSDGVRSGELIRLSHKGVLIKTWEGELSQGISGAQIFRFSVLDKDKAVIDSLKILQGHYVRLTYEEKKRTFMWWGETRFFITSVQKEASPFNNR from the coding sequence ATGAAAAAAATTGCTGCTTTATTGCTACTCGCTGGAGTACTAATCGTTTCTATTTATATGGCGTTTATTTATTATATTCCTGTTAGTGATGGCGTTCGCTCTGGGGAGTTAATCCGTTTGAGCCATAAAGGTGTCCTCATCAAAACTTGGGAAGGCGAATTGAGCCAAGGAATTTCGGGAGCACAAATTTTTCGCTTTTCAGTTTTAGACAAAGACAAAGCAGTTATCGATAGTTTGAAAATTCTACAAGGTCATTATGTTCGCTTAACTTATGAAGAAAAAAAACGAACATTTATGTGGTGGGGCGAAACTCGTTTTTTTATAACCTCCGTTCAAAAAGAAGCCTCCCCGTTTAATAACAGATAA
- the rmuC gene encoding DNA recombination protein RmuC gives MSELFSFLLVFIVALALGLFIGKLLFSARFESQKISLEEKINASQHLLQQQKEQATIDKTTFEKQLQSSLQEKEAIRNEKDSLAIQLSKKEVDFDNLLERHKEQKNEVEQLQEKFTKEFENLANKILDEKSNKFTEQNKENMKNILSPLQDKIQLFEKKVEDTHKESIDYHAALRQQIVGLQQMNLQMSKETLNLTKALKGDSKMQGNWGELILERVLEKSGLEKDREYFVQQSHTNAEGSRVFPDVVINLPDGKKMIVDSKVSLTAYEKYINEEDDNLKAGFLKEHIQSIKRHVEQLGDKNYHDLYQIESPDFVLLFIPMEPAFALALNDDTTLYNKAFEKNIVIVTPSTLLATLRTIDSMWTNQKQQENAFEIARQAGALYDKFEGFVADLIKIGKKIDESKTEYGAAMSKLVDGKGNLIVSVEKLKKMGAKAKKSLPENVLKRAENDTNNLIN, from the coding sequence ATGTCTGAATTATTTTCTTTTTTATTGGTTTTTATCGTTGCGCTTGCCCTTGGTCTTTTTATTGGAAAACTGTTGTTTTCAGCTCGTTTTGAGTCGCAAAAAATAAGCTTGGAAGAGAAAATCAATGCTTCCCAACATTTGCTACAACAACAAAAAGAACAAGCTACAATCGATAAAACTACTTTCGAAAAACAATTGCAAAGTAGCCTTCAAGAAAAAGAAGCCATCCGAAATGAAAAAGATAGTTTGGCCATTCAGCTTTCTAAAAAAGAAGTAGATTTTGATAATTTACTAGAACGACATAAAGAACAAAAAAATGAAGTAGAACAACTTCAGGAAAAATTCACGAAAGAATTCGAAAACTTAGCCAATAAAATTCTTGACGAAAAATCGAATAAATTCACGGAACAGAACAAGGAAAATATGAAGAATATCTTGAGTCCCCTTCAAGATAAAATTCAGTTATTCGAGAAAAAAGTTGAAGATACCCACAAAGAAAGCATTGACTATCATGCAGCATTGCGTCAGCAAATTGTTGGTTTGCAACAAATGAATCTTCAAATGAGTAAAGAAACCTTAAACCTTACCAAAGCATTAAAAGGAGATAGTAAAATGCAAGGAAATTGGGGTGAACTTATTTTGGAAAGGGTTTTAGAAAAATCGGGATTGGAAAAAGACCGAGAATATTTTGTACAACAATCGCATACCAATGCCGAAGGAAGCAGAGTATTTCCTGATGTCGTTATCAATTTACCCGATGGCAAAAAAATGATTGTCGACTCTAAAGTGTCTTTGACTGCCTACGAAAAATACATTAATGAAGAAGACGATAATTTAAAAGCTGGATTTTTAAAAGAACACATTCAATCTATAAAGCGCCACGTAGAGCAACTGGGTGATAAAAATTATCATGATTTGTACCAAATAGAAAGTCCTGATTTTGTTTTGCTTTTCATTCCTATGGAACCTGCTTTTGCTTTAGCATTAAATGACGACACTACCTTGTACAACAAAGCCTTTGAGAAAAATATCGTAATCGTGACGCCTTCTACCCTATTGGCTACTTTACGCACTATTGACAGTATGTGGACCAACCAAAAACAACAAGAAAATGCCTTTGAAATTGCACGACAAGCTGGTGCGCTTTATGATAAATTTGAAGGTTTTGTGGCCGATTTGATTAAAATAGGAAAGAAAATTGACGAAAGTAAAACAGAATACGGAGCCGCTATGAGTAAGCTAGTGGATGGCAAAGGGAACCTGATTGTTAGTGTAGAAAAATTAAAAAAGATGGGCGCTAAAGCCAAAAAATCATTACCTGAAAATGTTCTAAAAAGAGCTGAAAATGATACAAACAACCTTATAAACTAA